One window of Quercus robur chromosome 5, dhQueRobu3.1, whole genome shotgun sequence genomic DNA carries:
- the LOC126726554 gene encoding uncharacterized protein LOC126726554 codes for MAKGLIWATAEDLARNRGRVLSLYRQILRSINSPKLPLTFAARLAKKAEVRAIFLLASEETSLHNIEDLIDTAEYSLSLLSSKKR; via the coding sequence ATGGCAAAAGGTCTCATATGGGCAACAGCAGAGGATTTGGCAAGGAATAGAGGACgtgttctctctctttatcgCCAGATATTGCGGAGCATCAACTCCCCAAAGCTTCCACTCACTTTTGCAGCAAGATTGGCTAAGAAAGCAGAGGTTCGTGCTATCTTCCTGTTGGCTTCTGAAGAGACATCCCTGCATAACATTGAAGACCTTATTGACACTGCTGAGTATTCTCTTTCCCTTCTAAGTTCTAAGAAAAGGTGA